A single Anopheles funestus chromosome 2RL, idAnoFuneDA-416_04, whole genome shotgun sequence DNA region contains:
- the LOC125765172 gene encoding low molecular weight phosphotyrosine protein phosphatase 1-like — MSEKKKALFICLGNICRSPIAEAVFLKTINDAGVADQWEVDSAAIGSWHVGRSPDHRALATMKKHDLPYNNTARQIKKADFEHYDYIFGMDGENIADLNERAPNGGGKAKILLLGDFDKQQPGAIIRDPYYDKGSEGFEQCYVQCVRCCDGFLAKVQKGEI, encoded by the exons atgagtgaaaagaagaagGCTCTTTTTATTTGTCTCG GCAACATCTGCCGGTCACCAATCGCGGAAGCGGTGTTCCTCAAAACGATAAACGATGCTGGCGTTGCAGATCAGTGGGAAGTCGATAGTGCCGCTATAGGATCATGGCACGTAGGTCGAAGTCCTGACCATCGGGCTCTGGCAACAATGAAAAAGCACGATTTGCCGTACAACAATACAGCGAGACAAATTAAGAAAGCTGATTTTGAACATTATGACTACATTTTCGGCATGGATGGAGAGAACATCGCCGACTTAAACGAACGTGCACCTAATGGAGGTGGTAAAGCGAAAATATTGCTGCTTGGTGACTTCGATAAGCAACAGCCTGGCGCAATCATACGCGATCCTTACTATGATAAAGGCTCGGAAGGATTTGAGCAATGCTACGTGCAGTGTGTACGTTGTTGCGATGGCTTTCTGGCAAAGGTTCAAAAAGGTGAAATTTGA